Proteins from one Homalodisca vitripennis isolate AUS2020 chromosome 3, UT_GWSS_2.1, whole genome shotgun sequence genomic window:
- the LOC124356802 gene encoding uncharacterized protein LOC124356802, which produces MAALDVPDWLTADFLKSCLESDEEICKSVEIVSHSVERAVSPGNNYGSNMYRVKVRYKTSSSEYSLPLIIKSPLSQSGSFDANGELSREVCTIEQRYYSEFINKTYSLMKHSIVPKHYTSPNPACVVLEDLKVLGYVMTNRHKMLDFDHCQLYIKASAKLHALSMVLYEKEPEIFETSLKRSQKAAECSKQLTKSMLLGSFRCMAAYVEDKPGCEKYFNILKEVNENELLYKIFDEVNRSHQPLQALTQNDPWCGNMMFKYDSNGKVTHIKIFDFQCVELTSPVKELITFLWVCANQEVRETKVKDLYNLYYESLNANLAELKYSKRMALEDFNSEIVAWSPLVLYCVCMNVPVCIADHVADINDYLTGDILKKPVKESPVYKLFQGTTFNEFYPLFLHQVDKIGVFDYLSERLEQEKFKMNNT; this is translated from the coding sequence ATGGCAGCATTGGATGTACCTGATTGGTTGACAGCTGACTTCCTCAAGTCTTGTCTGGAATCTGATGAAGAAATCTGTAAAAGTGTAGAAATAGTAAGTCACTCGGTTGAGCGTGCTGTTTCTCCTGGTAATAATTACGGAAGTAATATGTATCGAGTAAAAGTAAGATATAAGACATCGAGTAGTGAATATTCATTGCCCTTAATCATAAAATCACCTTTAAGTCAGAGTGGGTCTTTTGATGCGAATGGAGAACTGTCAAGAGAGGTATGCACTATTGAGCAAAGATATTACAGCGAATTCATCAACAAGACTTACAGTTTAATGAAACACAGTATTGTCCCAAAACATTACACATCCCCAAACCCAGCTTGTGTAGTGCTAGAGGACTTGAAGGTGTTGGGATATGTGATGACAAATCGTCACAAAATGTTGGATTTTGACCATTGCCAACTTTACATCAAGGCTTCAGCAAAGTTGCATGCTCTATCGATGGTTTTATATGAAAAGGAGCCCGAAATATTTGAAACTTCTCTGAAACGAAGCCAAAAAGCGGCAGAATGTAGTAAACAATTAACGAAATCAATGCTGTTGGGCAGTTTTCGCTGCATGGCTGCCTATGTGGAGGACAAACCAGGTTGTGAAAAGTATTTCAATATTCTTAAAGAAGTAAATGAGAATGAGCTTTTATATAAGATTTTTGATGAAGTAAATCGATCACACCAACCTCTACAAGCTTTGACACAGAACGATCCTTGGTGCGGCAACATGATGTTCAAGTATGATAGCAACGGAAAAGTAActcacataaaaatatttgacttTCAATGTGTGGAACTCACTTCTCCAGTAAAggaattgattacatttttatggGTCTGTGCTAATCAAGAAGTCCGAGAAACCAAGGTTAAAGATCTCTACAATCTGTACTACGAGTCATTAAATGCCAATTTAGCAGAGTTAAAGTACTCGAAAAGAATGGCTTTGGAAGATTTCAATTCTGAAATAGTTGCTTGGAGCCCTCTTGTGCTTTATTGTGTTTGTATGAATGTCCCAGTATGTATAGCTGACCATGTGGCAGACATTAATGACTACCTCACTGGAGATATTTTGAAAAAGCCTGTCAAAGAAAGTCCAGTCTATAAGTTATTTCAGGGGACCACATTTAATGAGTTTTATCCGTTGTTTCTTCACCAAGTTGACAAAATAGGAGTCTTTGATTATCTCTCGGAAAGATTGgaacaagaaaaatttaaaatgaacaatacATAA
- the LOC124356804 gene encoding NADH dehydrogenase [ubiquinone] 1 subunit C2: MSKLPAVVQSAPSDPAYLFAEDNYAEPSFLGNKVPQIFGGLGGFLMAIGHNFSQRRPLFAGLPVVIGATALGLAGGVWWQDRSERYWAERDAIYRHYIELHPEDFPAKERILVGDMLKPWVPVR; encoded by the exons ATGTCAAAGTTACCTGCAGTCGTTCAGTCTGCCCCATCAGATCCTGCATACCTCTTTGCAGAAGATAATTATGCAGAACCTTCATTTCTTGGCAATAAGGTGCCACAAATCTTTGGAGGACTGGGAGGATTTCTAATGGCAATCGGTCATAATTTTTCCCAAAGAAGGCCCTTGTTTGCAG GTTTGCCTGTTGTAATTGGAGCCACAGCATTGGGACTAGCCGGTGGAGTATGGTGGCAGGATAGGAGTGAACGGTATTGGGCTGAGAGAGATGCGATTTATCGCCACTATATTGAACTTCACCCTGAAGATTTTCCAGCAAAAG AGAGAATATTGGTTGGAGACATGTTGAAGCCCTGGGTCCCAGTTCGTTGA